From a region of the Gossypium raimondii isolate GPD5lz chromosome 10, ASM2569854v1, whole genome shotgun sequence genome:
- the LOC105778076 gene encoding protein trichome birefringence-like 39 — protein MGLLLLSRFSLLVLLFFLLQHSPTKGEDFNAINNTNASGRTRSLASNCNWFRGKWVYDPSYPLYDPYKCPFIEGEFDCQKYGRPDNTYLKYRWQPFSCSLPRFNGLYFLRKWRGKKIMFVGDSLSLNQFQSLTCMIQAWVPNSQISYIKRDGLTSVTFLDYDVNIMLYRTPYLVDIVNQKYGRVLKLDSIRGGDSWKGVDMLIFNTWHWWTHTGRTQPFDYIEDGGKTWKDMNRMVAFYKGLTTWARWVNRNVDPLKTKVFFQGISPTHYEGKDWNKPTESCSGQTQPFFGMRYPGGTPMAWVVVKKVLSRIKKPVFLLDVTGLSQYRKDAHPSAYRGMDGGTDCSHWCLPGVPDTWNSLLYAAVF, from the exons ATGGGTTTACTGCTCCTCTCCCGCTTCTCTCTCTTAGTcttattgttttttcttttacagcACTCACCAACAAAAGGTGAGGATTTCAATGCCATAAATAATACCAATGCCAGTGGCAGAACCAGAAGCTTAGCTTCTAACTGCAACTGGTTCAGAGGCAAGTGGGTTTATGACCCTTCCTATCCTCTCTACGACCCCTACAAGTGCCCCTTCATCGAGGGTGAATTCGACTGCCAAAAATATGGTCGACCTGATAACACGTATCTGAAATACCGATGGCAACCCTTCTCCTGCAGTCTCCCCAG GTTCAATGGGCTGTATTTCTTGAGGAAATGGAGAGGAAAGAAGATCATGTTCGTGGGTGACTCACTCAGCTTGAATCAATTCCAGTCTTTGACATGTATGATTCAAGCCTGGGTTCCAAATTCCCAGATTTCATACATCAAACGAGATGGCCTTACTTCAGTTACCTTTCTG GATTATGATGTGAATATAATGCTGTATAGAACGCCGTACCTGGTTGACATAGTGAACCAGAAGTATGGAAGAGTGTTGAAGCTGGACTCAATCAGGGGCGGTGATTCATGGAAAGGAGTGGACATGCTGATCTTTAACACGTGGCATTGGTGGACCCACACCGGAAGAACCCAGCC ATTTGATTACATAGAAGACGGTGGGAAAACGTGGAAAGACATGAACCGTATGGTTGCTTTTTACAAAGGATTAACAACGTGGGCTAGATGGGTGAACCGCAATGTGGATCCTTTGAAAACCAAGGTTTTTTTCCAGGGCATTTCTCCAACCCATTATGA GGGAAAGGATTGGAACAAGCCAACAGAGTCCTGCTCGGGACAGACACAACCATTCTTCGGGATGAGATACCCAGGAGGCACACCCATGGCTTGGGTTGTTGTGAAGAAGGTCCTGAGTAGGATTAAGAAACCGGTGTTTTTGCTCGACGTTACCGGACTCTCTCAGTACCGAAAAGATGCACACCCGTCGGCATACAGAGGCATGGACGGCGGGACTGACTGTAGCCATTGGTGCCTTCCAGGTGTGCCAGATACTTGGAACAGTTTACTTTATGCAGCTGTTTTTTAG